The Pseudarthrobacter defluvii DNA window ACCTTGGGATCGATCCGGTGCAGCTGCAGCAGGTCCAGGGTGTCCACCTTCAGCTTGCGCAGGCTCAGCTCGGTCTGCTGGCGCAGGTATTCCGGCCGGCCAACGGGAATCCACTTGTTGGGCCCGGTCCGGGTGAAGCCCACCTTGGTGGCGATCTTCAGCCCCTCCTTGTACGGGTGCAGCGCCTCGGCGATGATTTCCTCGCTGATGTTGGGGCCGTAGGAGTCGGCGGTGTCAATGAAGTCCACCCCGAGTTCGACGGCGCGGCGCACCACGGCCACGGCGGCTTGGCGGTCCTTGGGCTCACCCCAGACACCGTCACCCACGATGCGCATGGCACCAAAACCGAGCCGGTGCACGGTTCCCAGGTCCTTGAGGTCGATGGTTGCGGACAGTTCCAGCTGGTTCGTTGAATCTTGGCTCATAGGGGCGGCAACATCATCAGTATGCTGAGTATTCCCCGGATCACAGAAATAAGCGGGGCTCCGCCGTCGTTATGCGTGAAGTGCCCGCCGCAATCCGGCCGGCGACTCATACGAAACGCTCCTGAAAGGCCGCACCCGACGTGACTCTTCCCCTCTCCATCCTTGACCTGGCAACCATCGGCAAAGGCCAGACGGCGGCGGAGAGCTTCGCAGGCAGCGTGGCCATGGCGCAAAGCGCCGAGAAGCTGGGCTACCGGCGCATCTGGTACGCCGAGCACCACAACATGTCCTCCATCGCTTCCTCGGCCACCAGCGTGCTGATCGCCCACGTTGCCGCGCACACCGAAAGCATCCGGCTGGGCGCTGGCGGCATCATGCTGCCCAACCATTCCCCGCTGACCATCGCCGAGCAGTTCGGCACCCTGGAAACCCTCCACCCGGGCCGGATCGACCTGGGCCTGGGCCGGGCCCCGGGCAGCGACCAGAACACCATGCGCGCGCTGCGCCGCGATCCCATGTCCGCGGACAGCTTTCCGCAGGACGTCCTCGAGCTGCAGGGCTACCTGACCGGCCCCACCCGCATCCAGGGCGTCGAAGCCACCCCGGGCAAGGGCACCAACGTCCCGCTCTACATCCTGGGCTCATCCCTGTTCGGCGCCCGCCTGGCCGCGCAGCTGGGCCTGCCGTATGCCTTCGCATCCCACTTTGCCCCGGCCGCCCTGCAGGACGCGGTGGCCATCTACCGCCGCGAGTTCAAGCCGTCCGCGCAGCTGGATGCCCCGCACGTGATCGCCGGCGTCAACGTGATCGCCGCCGACTCCGCTTCCGGAGCGCAGGCAATGTTCCAAGCCACCAAGCGTGCCCGCGTCTCCCTGTTCTTCGGCGGCGGCACCCGGGAGTTCACCGACGACGAGGCGGACATGATCCTGGACTCGCCGCAGGGACGGCACATGGCACAAATGATGACGTACTCGGCAGTGGGGACGCCCGACGTCGTCATCGACTACCTGGACAGCTTCGGCAAGCACGCGGACGCCGACGAACTCATCGTGGCGCACCAGAGCAACGGCACCCAGGAGCGCTTGCGGTCCGTCGAGCTGCTGGCCCAGGCCGCAGGGCTGGTGGCTGTCTAGGATGGCCGACGCAAAAG harbors:
- a CDS encoding LLM class flavin-dependent oxidoreductase; translated protein: MTLPLSILDLATIGKGQTAAESFAGSVAMAQSAEKLGYRRIWYAEHHNMSSIASSATSVLIAHVAAHTESIRLGAGGIMLPNHSPLTIAEQFGTLETLHPGRIDLGLGRAPGSDQNTMRALRRDPMSADSFPQDVLELQGYLTGPTRIQGVEATPGKGTNVPLYILGSSLFGARLAAQLGLPYAFASHFAPAALQDAVAIYRREFKPSAQLDAPHVIAGVNVIAADSASGAQAMFQATKRARVSLFFGGGTREFTDDEADMILDSPQGRHMAQMMTYSAVGTPDVVIDYLDSFGKHADADELIVAHQSNGTQERLRSVELLAQAAGLVAV